From the genome of Bosea sp. Tri-49, one region includes:
- a CDS encoding MFS transporter — MDAQDARYAPDSPYAWFRLALALLIGTVACVGSWSAVVVVTAVQREFGVMRADASLPYTFAMIGFGIGNIVMGRLVDRFGIMWPIVLGACLLAAGYALASVSGTLWQFTLAHGFLIGLGAATGFSPLIADLSHWFKRYRGLAVVFGASGSYLAGMFWPQLINWGVETHGLRTTHLWLGIAAFAVMMPLAPLFRRRPNAATLAAAEVTSAGARGSLGLSPNQLQLLLVVAGFCCCVAMSMPQVHIVAYCSDLGYGVARGAEMLSVMMALGIVSRVGSGFVADRIGGTMTLALSSLMQGMALFLYLWFDGLSSLFIVTAIFGLFQGGIVPMYAVAIRDYMPPREAGARIGVVMSATIFGMAFGGWASGVIFDATSSYRLAFLNGLAWNLVNLAIVCWLMLKARPKLAAA, encoded by the coding sequence ATGGACGCCCAGGACGCGCGCTACGCACCGGATTCGCCCTATGCCTGGTTCAGGCTGGCGCTTGCCCTGCTGATCGGAACGGTGGCCTGCGTTGGCTCCTGGTCGGCCGTGGTGGTGGTGACGGCGGTGCAGCGGGAGTTCGGTGTCATGCGCGCCGATGCCTCGCTGCCCTACACCTTCGCCATGATCGGCTTCGGCATCGGCAACATCGTCATGGGCCGCCTGGTCGATCGCTTCGGCATCATGTGGCCGATCGTGCTCGGCGCATGTTTGCTAGCCGCCGGCTATGCACTGGCATCCGTGTCCGGCACGCTCTGGCAGTTCACGCTGGCGCATGGCTTCCTGATCGGGCTCGGCGCCGCGACCGGGTTCTCGCCGCTGATCGCTGACCTGTCGCACTGGTTCAAGCGCTATCGCGGCCTCGCCGTCGTCTTCGGGGCGTCGGGCAGCTATCTCGCCGGCATGTTCTGGCCGCAGCTGATCAACTGGGGCGTCGAGACGCATGGCCTGCGCACGACGCATCTGTGGCTCGGCATTGCGGCGTTCGCGGTGATGATGCCGCTGGCGCCGCTGTTCCGGCGCCGGCCGAATGCGGCGACCCTCGCGGCGGCTGAGGTGACGAGCGCTGGCGCACGCGGCAGCCTCGGGCTGTCGCCGAACCAGCTGCAGCTGCTGCTGGTTGTCGCCGGCTTCTGCTGCTGCGTCGCGATGTCGATGCCGCAGGTCCATATCGTCGCCTATTGCAGCGACCTCGGCTATGGCGTGGCGCGCGGCGCCGAGATGCTGAGCGTGATGATGGCGCTCGGCATCGTCAGCCGCGTCGGCTCCGGCTTCGTAGCCGACAGGATCGGCGGCACCATGACGCTCGCTCTGTCCTCGCTGATGCAGGGCATGGCGCTCTTCCTCTATCTCTGGTTCGACGGGCTGAGCTCGCTCTTCATCGTCACCGCCATCTTCGGCCTGTTCCAGGGCGGGATCGTGCCGATGTATGCGGTGGCGATCCGTGACTACATGCCGCCGCGCGAGGCGGGGGCGCGCATCGGCGTGGTAATGTCGGCGACGATCTTCGGCATGGCCTTCGGCGGCTGGGCCTCGGGCGTGATCTTCGACGCGACTTCGTCCTACCGGCTCGCCTTCCTCAACGGCCTCGCCTGGAACCTGGTCAACCTCGCGATCGTCTGCTGGCTGATGCTGAAGGCGCGGCCGAAGCTGGCGGCGGCGTGA
- a CDS encoding VOC family protein gives MPQPAAIYFSLRYRDAVKMVDWLVEAFGFEKHAVFLSDDGSKVVHAELRLGEGIVMFGSSEGTDFAKLVQTPSELGGTTASPYIATTDIDALCERARKAGAEICMEPTDQTYGSRDFICKDPEGHIWVFGTYRPGAAST, from the coding sequence ATGCCGCAACCCGCCGCCATCTATTTCAGCCTGCGCTACCGCGATGCGGTCAAGATGGTCGACTGGCTCGTCGAGGCCTTCGGCTTCGAGAAGCACGCCGTCTTCCTCTCGGATGACGGCAGCAAGGTCGTGCACGCCGAGCTGCGCCTCGGCGAGGGCATCGTGATGTTCGGCTCGAGCGAGGGCACCGACTTCGCCAAGCTCGTGCAAACACCCTCCGAGCTCGGCGGTACCACCGCCTCGCCCTATATCGCGACGACCGATATCGATGCGCTCTGCGAGCGCGCCCGCAAAGCCGGTGCCGAAATCTGCATGGAGCCGACAGACCAGACCTATGGCAGCCGCGACTTCATCTGCAAGGACCCGGAAGGCCACATCTGGGTCTTCGGCACCTACAGGCCAGGAGCTGCCTCGACTTGA
- a CDS encoding AraC family transcriptional regulator, whose translation MQADWELVRAPPRPDLAGAVLGYTGYREHRAEPVLRREVPVLVLPLIVNFAAPFRLSVAGGQSSAPQGFAAGLIDRPVLVSSTGLAACVQVDFTPAGAYGFFQLDQRDMAGRIVDLDDLGELRHLGPRLRDCRSWVECFALLDRVIGDRLARGRSLSPEVAAGLAWLAARRGRGRMRELAAAAGWSERHLTRRFVSETGVGPKIIARIQRFEHARELAARGRPGGWAAIAQTAGYADQAHMTREFTALGGLPPAALARNDAGEHGILEPG comes from the coding sequence ATGCAGGCGGATTGGGAACTGGTGCGGGCGCCGCCGCGGCCCGATCTGGCGGGCGCCGTGCTCGGCTACACCGGCTATCGCGAGCACCGCGCCGAACCGGTCCTGCGCCGCGAAGTGCCCGTGCTGGTCCTGCCGCTGATCGTCAACTTCGCCGCCCCCTTCAGGCTGTCCGTTGCGGGCGGGCAAAGCAGCGCGCCGCAAGGCTTCGCAGCCGGCCTGATCGACCGCCCTGTCCTGGTCTCCTCCACCGGCCTCGCCGCCTGTGTGCAGGTCGATTTCACCCCTGCGGGCGCCTATGGCTTCTTCCAGCTCGACCAGCGCGACATGGCCGGCCGCATCGTCGACCTCGACGATCTCGGTGAATTGCGCCATCTCGGCCCGCGCCTGCGCGACTGCCGGTCTTGGGTCGAGTGCTTCGCTTTGCTCGATCGCGTCATCGGCGACAGGCTGGCGCGCGGGCGCAGCCTGTCGCCGGAGGTCGCCGCCGGCCTCGCCTGGCTGGCGGCGCGGCGCGGCAGGGGCCGCATGCGCGAGCTAGCGGCTGCGGCAGGCTGGAGCGAGCGCCACCTGACCCGGCGTTTCGTCAGCGAGACCGGCGTAGGGCCGAAGATCATCGCCCGTATCCAGCGCTTCGAGCACGCCCGCGAGCTGGCGGCGCGCGGCCGGCCGGGTGGCTGGGCCGCGATCGCCCAGACTGCCGGCTATGCCGATCAGGCCCATATGACCCGCGAATTCACCGCACTGGGCGGCCTGCCGCCGGCCGCTCTCGCCCGCAACGATGCCGGCGAGCACGGCATCCTGGAACCGGGCTGA